One part of the Lathamus discolor isolate bLatDis1 chromosome 23, bLatDis1.hap1, whole genome shotgun sequence genome encodes these proteins:
- the LOC136003767 gene encoding prostaglandin E synthase 3 isoform X2: MQPASAKWYDRRDYVFIEFCVEDSKDVNVNFEKSKLTFSCLGGSDNFKHLNEIDLFNNIDPNESKHKRTDRSILCCLRKGESGQAWPRLTKERAKLNWLSVDFNNWKDWEDDSDEDMSNFDRFSEMMNNMGGDDDVDLPEVDGADDDSPDSDDEKMPDLE, from the exons AT gCAGCCCGCATCCGCCAAGTGGTACGACCGCCGAGACTACGTCTTCATCGAGTTCTGCGTGGAGGACAGCAAAGACGTGAACGTGAACTTCGAGAAGTCCAAACTCACCTTCAG TTGTCTTGGAGGAAGCGATAACTTCAAACATTTAAACGAAATCGACCTTTTTAACAATATTGATCCAAAT gAATCAAAGCATAAAAGAACAGACAGATCTATCTTGTGTTGTTTACGAAAAGGAGAGTCCGGTCAGGCATGGCCAAGGTTAACGAAAGAGAGGGCAAAG CTCAACTGGCTCAGCGTGGACTTCAACAACTGGAAAGACTGGGAAGATGACTCAGATGAAGACATGTCCAATTTCGATCGCTTTTCTGAG ATGATGAACAACATGGGTGGAGATGACGACGTAGACTTGCCAGAAGTAGATGGGGCAGATGAT GACTCACCAGACAGTGATGATGAAA AAATGCCAGATCTGGAGTAA
- the LOC136003759 gene encoding LOW QUALITY PROTEIN: basic proline-rich protein-like (The sequence of the model RefSeq protein was modified relative to this genomic sequence to represent the inferred CDS: deleted 1 base in 1 codon), with the protein MCSHPAAPVTAPVPAPAVPLAAPSPALTPAQALPAELPSPSTAPLPPPGPPAPISPPVVPAAAIPVFSAPPQLPAPAPQVPVTIAPPPAPGSPGPAPVNPVLPVAPAAAVTVPPPISPGAPPAALSSPATPLSPTAPLPPPPSLPLVPSPPTVSPPFLSAPTVPPKAAACPQGPPPPPAFLAAPRAPLSPPGMSPGGPAAAAAPGAPVSALVPAPASACPLGPALPVPSLAAATSPPGPPPAAPVSPMSPLAPAVPPAPVTPAAAAPPAPKAAPGSPVPAPAAAPAPPAAKAAAEGPVPAPAAPPAAKAATEGPIPAPAAPPAAKAAPVGPGAATSLPVPPAMTAPAPPAAKPAPVSPGPAPAAPPAAAMAAPAPPAAKPAPVSPVPAPVAPPAAAMAAPAPPAAKPAPVSPVPAPVAPPAAAMAAPAPPVAKPAPVSPVPAPAAPPAAAMAAPAPPAAKPAPVSPVPASAAPPAAAMAAPATPPAAKAAPVGPGAATSPPVPPAPPAPASPVPAPSAPAAPPAAKAPPKSPVTAPSPPLTAAPAAPAAPPAAKAAPTSPVPAPSAPATAAPAAPPAAKAAPVSPGAAPAAPAPPAAKGAPASPVPAPLAPAPAAPAAPAAPPAAKKPPKSSSAAPVQAAAPAPAAPPGAKAPPKSPGAATPAPAAPPAAKTAPVSPGTAPSAPAKAAPSAPAAPPAAKAAPKSPGAATPAPAAPPAAKAAPVGAGTAPSAPAKAAPSAPAAPPAAKAAAKSPGAAPGAPPAPGVPAAPLQPPPDAAAPQKAAGGSAPPPAPPMKKQSPGKATKRPSPSKPPTKAPPAIVNDNDDEELPPLIPPEPPAAEPPVQPILVDLSPRAAVAPPEAPAPAKQPGLRNDKGICPHGLLCAWSGTAWLLTRHPHGTWCVGLSREAEAGLSRARAGGHGGDVSHGIRAWHGPGALTACAQGTVWLVAWLSLSWLHVPVPGACGHQPRGAGAKAGSGEAPLPAQAVGIPESVAQGSCGELCGGGHGSEWR; encoded by the exons GTCCCAGCTGCGGCCATCCCCGTGTTCTCTGCCCCCCCGCagctccctgccccagctccacagGTCCCGGTTACCATTgccccccctccagccccagggtCTCCAGGGCCTGCCCCAGTTAACCCAGTGCTTCCAGtggcccctgctgctgctgtgacagtGCCCCCCCCCATCAGCCCTGGTGCTCCCCCCGCAGCGCTCTCCTCCCCTGCCACCCCTCTGAGCCCCACGGCCCCTCTCCCaccccccccttcccttccccttgtGCCGTCCCCCCCCACGGTGTCCCCCCCTTTCCTGTCTGCTCCCACTGTGCCCCCCAAGGCTGCAGCTTGTCCCCAGGGCCCGCCCCCCCCTCCTGCCTTCCTGGCTGCCCCCAGGGCCCCCCTCTCACCCCCTGGGATGTCACCGGGGGGTCCTGCTGCTGCCGCGGCCCCTGGGGCTCCGGTCTCTGCACTGGTTCCTGCCCCTGCCAGTGCCTGTCCCCTGGGCCCTGCCCTGCCCGTGCCCTCTCTGGCAGCTGCCACATCTCCCCCAGggccaccaccagcagctccagtgaGTCCCATGTCCCCATTGGCACCCGCTGTGCCCCCGGCCCCCGTCACACCGGCAGCGGCAGCTCCGCCTGCGCCTAAAGCAGCTCCCGGGAGCCCGGtccctgccccagctgctgctcctgcccctcctgcaGCCAAAGCAGCCGCTGAGGGCCCCgtccctgcccctgctgcccctCCTGCAGCCAAAGCAGCCACTGAgggccccatccctgcccctgctgctcctcctgcagccaaaGCAGCCCCGGTGGGCCCTGGTGCTGCCACCTCCCTGCCTGTCCCACCAGCGATGAcagctcctgcccctcctgctgCCAAACCGGCTCCTGTGAGCCctggccctgccccagcagctcctcctgctgctgccatggcagctcctgcccctcctgcGGCCAAACCGGCTCCTGTgagccctgtgcctgccccgGTGGCTCCTCCTGCTGCGGCcatggcagctcctgcccctcctgcGGCCAAACCGGCTCCTGTgagccctgtgcctgccccggtggctcctcctgctgctgccatggcagctcctgcccctcctgTGGCCAAACCAGCTCCTGTgagccctgtgcctgccccagcagctcctcctgctgctgccatggcagctcctgcccctcctgctgCCAAACCGGCTCCTGTGAGCCCTGTGCCTgcctcagcagcacctcctgctgctgccatggcagCTCCGGCCACCCCTCCTGCAGCCAAAGCAGCCCCAGTGGGCCCTGGTGCTGCCACCTCCCCGCCTGTCccaccagctccaccagcccctgcGAGCCCGGTCCCTGCtccctcagcccctgctgccccccCTGCAGCCAAAGCACCTCCCAAGAGCCCGGTCACTGCCCCCTCCCCGCCGCTCACAGCAGCTCCGGCAGCTCCGGCCGCCCCTCCTGCAGCCAAAGCAGCTCCCACAAGCCCGGTCCCTGCTCcctcagcccctgccacagcagcccctgctgccccccCTGCAGCCAAAGCGGCTCCTGTGAGCCCTGGTGCTGCTccggctgctcctgccccccctGCAGCCAAAGGGGCTCCTGCGAGCCCGGTCCCTGCTCCCTTGgcccctgcccctgcagctcctgcagctcctgctgccccccCTGCAGCCAAAAAGCCTccaaagagcagctctgctgctccagtgcaggcGGCTGCACCGGCTCCTGCTGCCCCCCCTGGGGCTAAAGCACCTCCCAAGAGCCCCGGTGCAGccaccccagctcctgctgccccccCTGCAGCCAAAACAGCTCCTGTGAGCCCGGGCACTGCTCCATCAGCGCCAGCAAAGGCAGCTCCGTCGGCTCCTGCTGCCCCCCCCGCAGCCAAGGCAGCTCCCAAGAGCCCTGGTGCAGccaccccagctcctgctgccccccCCGCAGCCAAGGCAGCTCCTGTGGGCGCAGGCACTGCTCCATCAGCCCCAGCAAAGGCAGCCCCATCGGCTCCTGCTGCCCCCCCCGCAGCCAAGGCAGCTGCCAAGAGCCCCGGGGCAGCTCCAGGAGCCCCACCTGCCCCGGGGGTTCCTGCGGCCCCCCTGCAGCCACCTCCTGATGCCGCTGCTCCCCAGAAGGCCGCGGGTGGCTCTGCCCCCCCTCCCGCTCCCCCCATGAAGAAGCAGAGCCCCGGTAAGGCCACCAAGCGCCCATCCCCATCCAAACCCCCCACCAAAGCCCCCCCCGCCATCGTCAATGACAACGACGACGAGGAGCTGCCCCCCCTGATCCCCCCCGAGCCTCCCGCTGCCGAGCCGCCGGTGCAGCCCATCCTGGTGGATCTGTCCCCCCGAGCAGCCGTGGCC CCCCCCGAGGCTCCTGCTCCGGCCAAGCAGCCCGGCCTCAGGAATGACAAGGGTATTTGTCCCCACGGATTGCTGTGTGCATGGAGTGGCACTGCCTGGTTACTAACCCGCCACCCCCACGGCACTTGGTGTGTTGGGCTCTCCAGGGAGGCGGAAGCAGGTCTGAGCCGTGCCAGAGCTGGGGGACACGGAGGGGACGTATCCCATGGGATCAGGGCCTGGCATGGCCCAGGGGCACTAACAGCGTGTGCTCAGGGCACGGTGTGGCTTGTGGCATGGCTCAGCCTGAGCTGGCTTCACGTGCCTGTTCCAGGGGCTTGTGGCCACCAGCCAAGAGGAGCTGGGGCCAAAGCAGGCTCTGGGGAAGCTCCTTTGCCTGCCCAAGCTGTTGGGATCCCGGAGAGCGTTGCCCAGGGCTCCTGTGGGGAGCTTTGTGGAGGAGGACACGGGAGCGAATGGAGGTAA
- the LOC136003761 gene encoding ATP synthase subunit beta, mitochondrial encodes MLGLAGRGWAAAAAAVRPPPPLLLRRGAGPGRGLLPVLLSRGAAPAAAAEPRRHYASPAAPAAKAGSSTGRIVAVIGAVVDVQFDEGLPPILNALEVQGRETRLVLEVAQHLGENTVRTIAMDGTEGLVRGQKVLDSGAPIRIPVGPETLGRIMNVIGEPIDERGPITTKQFAAIHAEAPEFVEMSVEQEILVTGIKVVDLLAPYAKGGKIGLFGGAGVGKTVLIMELINNVAKAHGGYSVFAGVGERTREGNDLYHEMIESGVINLKDATSKVALVYGQMNEPPGARARVALTGLTVAEYFRDQEGQDVLLFIDNIFRFTQAGSEVSALLGRIPSAVGYQPTLATDMGTMQERITTTRKGSITSVQAIYVPADDLTDPAPATTFAHLDATTVLSRAIAELGIYPAVDPLDSTSRIMDPNIVGPEHYDVARGVQKILQDYKSLQDIIAILGMDELSEEDKLTVARARKIQRFLSQPFQVAEVFTGHMGKLVPLQETIKGFKQILAGEYDHLPEQAFYMVGPIEEAVAKAEKLAEEHA; translated from the exons ATGTTGGGGCTGGCGGGTCGGGGCTgggccgctgccgccgccgccgttcggccgccgccgccgctgctgctgcgccgcggggccgggcccggccgcggCCTCCTCCCGGTGCTGCTGAGCCGCGgggccgcgcccgccgccgccgccgagcCGC GCCGGCACTATGCATCCCCGGCGGCCCCCGCGGCCAAGGCCGGCTCCAGCACCGGGCGCATCGTGGCCGTCATCGGCGCCGTGGTGGACGTGCAGTTCGATGAGGGGCTGCCCCCCATCCTCAACGCGCTGGaggtgcagggcagggagaCGCGGCTGGTGCTGGAGGTGGCTCAGCACCTCG GGGAGAACACGGTGCGCACCATCGCCATGGACGGCACCGAGGGGCTGGTGAGGGGCCAGAAGGTGCTGGACTCCGGAGCTCCCATCCGCATCCCCGTGGGCCCGGAGACCTTGGGCAGGATCATGAACGTCATCGGGGAGCCCATCGATGAGCGCGGCCCCATCACCACCAAGCA GTTTGCTGCTATTCACGCTGAAGCGCCCGAGTTCGTGGAGATGAGCGTGGAGCAGGAGATCCTGGTGACAGGGATCAAGGTGGTGGATCTGCTGGCGCCCTATGCCAAGGGGGGCAAGATCG GTTTGTTCGGAGGTGCCGGCGTGGGCAAAACGGTGCTGATCATGGAGCTCATCAACAACGTGGCCAAAGCCCACGGTGGGTACTCGGTGTTCGCCGGCGTCGGGGAGAGGACCCGCGAGGGCAATGACTTGTACCACGAGATGATCGAGTCTGGGGTCATCAACCTCAAAGATGCCACCTCCAAG GTCGCTCTGGTCTATGGGCAGATGAACGAGCCCCCCGGTGCCCGCGCCAGGGTGGCCCTGACCGGGCTGACGGTGGCCGAATACTTCAGGGACCAGGAGGGTCAGGACGTGCTGCTCTTCATCGACAACATCTTCCGCTTCACCCAGGCTGGCTCCGAG GTATCAGCTCTGTTGGGGAGGATCCCCTCTGCCGTGGGCTACCAGCCCACCCTGGCCACCGATATGGGCACCATGCAGGAGAGGATCACCACCACGCGCAAGGGATCCATCACCTCCGTACAG gccATCTACGTGCCAGCCGACGACTTGACCGACCCTGCCCCTGCCACCACCTTCGCCCACTTGGACGCCACGACCGTGCTGTCCCGCGCCATCGCCGAGCTGGGCATCTACCCCGCCGTGGACCCCTTGGACTCCACCTCCCGCATCATGGACCCCAACATCGTGGGGCCCGAGCACTACGACGTGGCTCGAGGGGTGCAGAAGATCCTGCAG GACTATAAGTCCCTGCAGGACATCATCGCCATCCTGGGCATGGACGAGCTCTCCGAGGAGGACAAGCTGACGGTGGCGCGGGCGCGCAAGATCCAACGCTTCTTATCCCAACCCTTCCAAGTGGCCGAGGTCTTCACCGGCCACATGGGCAAACTGGTGCCGCTGCAGGAGACCATCAAGGGCTTCAAGCAGATCCTGGCAG GTGAATACGACCATCTCCCAGAGCAAGCCTTCTACATGGTGGGGCCCATCGAGGAGGCGGTGGCCAAGGCGGAGAAGTTGGCTGAAGAACACGCTTGA
- the LOC136003767 gene encoding prostaglandin E synthase 3 isoform X1, whose product MWAAPSRLEPSTLECWRRECLLRQGGVAVTLGERYQHPTPAPQGRKRHIQSSGCASAPHRPYSCSKAPRQPASAKWYDRRDYVFIEFCVEDSKDVNVNFEKSKLTFSCLGGSDNFKHLNEIDLFNNIDPNESKHKRTDRSILCCLRKGESGQAWPRLTKERAKLNWLSVDFNNWKDWEDDSDEDMSNFDRFSEMMNNMGGDDDVDLPEVDGADDDSPDSDDEKMPDLE is encoded by the exons ATGTGGGCAGCACCTTCAAGGCTGGAGCCCAGCACCTTGGAATGCTGGAGAAGGGAATGCCTCTTGCGGCAGGGTGGCGTTGCTGTAACGCTTGGGGAGCGATACCAGCACCCAACGCCCGCTCCTCAGGGCAGGAAGCGTCACATCCAGAGCTCGGGTTGTGCTTCAGCTCCCCACAGGCCCTATAGCTGCAGTAAAGCACCCCG gCAGCCCGCATCCGCCAAGTGGTACGACCGCCGAGACTACGTCTTCATCGAGTTCTGCGTGGAGGACAGCAAAGACGTGAACGTGAACTTCGAGAAGTCCAAACTCACCTTCAG TTGTCTTGGAGGAAGCGATAACTTCAAACATTTAAACGAAATCGACCTTTTTAACAATATTGATCCAAAT gAATCAAAGCATAAAAGAACAGACAGATCTATCTTGTGTTGTTTACGAAAAGGAGAGTCCGGTCAGGCATGGCCAAGGTTAACGAAAGAGAGGGCAAAG CTCAACTGGCTCAGCGTGGACTTCAACAACTGGAAAGACTGGGAAGATGACTCAGATGAAGACATGTCCAATTTCGATCGCTTTTCTGAG ATGATGAACAACATGGGTGGAGATGACGACGTAGACTTGCCAGAAGTAGATGGGGCAGATGAT GACTCACCAGACAGTGATGATGAAA AAATGCCAGATCTGGAGTAA